From the genome of Aliarcobacter lanthieri:
TGCATACTTTCAGGAATATTAGGCAAAATATCATCTTCTATCTTTTCTACTTCATATTCAGCAATAATATTTGATAGTTCATCAACACTATATTTTACTGGGCTTATAATATCTCTTGTTAAAGCTTCTGGTAAATCATGAAAAAGTGCTGTAAAAAAGTTATTTTGTAGTCTTTTATCACAAGCTTGTACTTTTAAACTATAAAAATATGAAAATATTGCAACAGTTAGCATATGTCCTAAAACAGAAGTTTCTGGAATCCTTGGTGTTTGAGCCCATCTTTTTTGGAATCTTAATCTTCCACTTAAATCTACAATTTTACTAAGTTTTTTATTAAGTGCAATTTTTCTAACACCAATTAATTCATAATAATCTTCAAGTTCAGCTTCTACATTTTTTTTTACTTCCTCAATATCATTTAAGAATTGACTAGTTTGATAAACTATTGAGAATTCCCATTTTGTAGATAAATATGAAGCAGCTTTTAGTATAAATCTTTCTTTTTTATACATACTTGGATCATTTAAAAATTCTTCAAATTTTTGTAAAAAATTTCCGTTATCTATATCTTGTAATGAAAACCTAAGTTTCTCAATAACCCAAGAGTTTATCTCTTTTGATTTTTTTTGTAAAGCTTTTCTAAAAACATCTGGTCTTATATCTGTAACAACAACTCTTCTTAAAAATTCAAAAATCCCAGCTTCTATTAGATGAGTGAAGTTTATACCATCTTCAAGTTTTGCTATAAAATATGCGATTACAAATTTATGAGCTTGTTTATCAAGTTCTACAAGTTCTACCATTCTTGGATAATCATTCCATCTTTGAATAGAAGCACTTGAAAATATATAATCAATAATCTTTGGATTTATCACTTCTTGTCCTTATCTTTTTTATCAAAAAACATTAATTTATGACCAAAAAGCATTGCACCAACAATAACTGCCATAATCAAATAAACTTGCGAATCACTCATAATAAAATCCTTTTTTATACTCTACAACTTCCCATTTTTGATAAAGCATTTATTTTATCAACTCTTTGAGTATGTCTGCCACCTTCAAATTTGGCTTTATCCCAAGAATCTATGATTGCTTCAATCATACCTTGACCACTAACTCTTTCTCCTAAACATAAAATATTTGCATCATTATGTTGACGAGCCATTGTTGCACTGTATTCATTATGACAAAGTGCTGCTCTAATCCCATCAAATTTATTTGCAGCCATACTCATGCCAATTCCACTACCACAAATTAAAATACCCATTGAGTCATTATTTTCTAAAACTTTTGTACAAACTTTTGAAGCATAATCAGGATAATCAACTCTTGAAGTATTAAAAGGACCTAAATCTTCAATTTCATGTCCTTTTTTTGTTAATAACTCTTTTATAAAATTTTTTACTTCAATTCCAGCATGATCAGCAGCAATAAAATATTTCATTAGTAGATTCCTTTACTATCTTCTTTAAAATTCATATCAAAAGTTGTTTCATCTTGTATTGTTTGAATAGTTTTAAACATCCTATCCCATCTGATTTTATAATCTTTATCCCATGAAAAATATATAAACCAAGGTTTACCAACTATATTTTTATATGGGACAGTTCCCCAAAATCTTGAATCATTTGAATAATCACGATTATCACCCATCATAAAAAATTCATCATTTGGAATTGTAATTGCTTGCATATCAAATAACTCTTGATGAAAGAATCCTCTAACTATATTTGGATTTCTTCTTATACCTTGAAACTCTTTTTCATAAGGATTTACAATAAATAGTTTTCCATCTATTTCAATCGTTTCATAATTACTAAAATTCTCTTTTACAAACTCATTTCCTTCATTTGGATGTAAATATAGATTTTTATCTTTTAAAAATATTGTATCTCCACCAACGGCAACAGCTCTTTTTACAAAATGTGTTCCTTCTGGTAATCTTCCATCATTTAAAGCTTTTTGTGGAGCATAAAATACTACAATGTCTCCTCTTTTGGGTCTATCACCTTCTATTAAATGACTGTTGTTATTAAAGTCTGGAAGAACTTTTACATTAACCCAAGGAATTGTAGGTGTTGGTACTCCATAAGAGAATTTTTTAACAAAAAGCATATCTCCTACTAAAAGTGTAGTTCTCATGCTTCCACTTGGGATTATGAAAGCTTGAGCAATAAAGAATATAATTGCAAGTACAATTATAATTGTTCCAGTCCAAGAAGATGACCAGTTATAAATTTTTTTTAACATCTATTTTGCTTCTCTTTTTTCTCTTAAATTTGCTGCTTTTATTGTATTTTTTAAAAGCATTGCAATAGTCATAGGTCCAACTCCACCTGGAACTGGAGTTAAATATGAACATTTATCTTTAAGTCCTTCAAAATCTGCATCACCAACAAGTTTTCCAGTATCAAGTCTATTTATACCAACATCAATTACAATTGCTCCATCTTTTACCATATCGGCTTTCAATAAATAAGGAACTCCCACAGCAATAACTACAATATCAGCATTTAGTGTATGAAATTTTAAATCTTTTGTTCTACTATTACATACTGTAACAGTTGCTTTTGCATTTATTAAAAGTGATGCCATAGGTTTTCCAACTATGTCACTACTTCCAATAACTACAATATTTTTTCCACTTAATTCAATACTATTTTCTTCAAACATTCTCATAACACCAAATGGTGTTGCTGGTAAAAATGAATCTAAGTTTGAAACCATTCTTCCTACATTGTATGGATGAAAACCATCAACATCTTTTAGTGGATTAATAGCTTCTAAAACAGTTGTTGTATCTATATGTTTTGGTAATGGTAGTTGTACTAAGATTCCATCAAGTTTTGGATTTTTATTCATCATTTCAATAGTTTCAAGTAATTCTTGTTCTGTAATAGATGAAGGCATTTTATGAACAACAGAATAAATTCCAGCATCTTTACAAGCTTTCTCTTTACTTGCAACATAAGTTGCACTTGCAGCATCATCTCCTACTAAAATAACAGCTAATCCTGGAGTTATTTTTTTATCTTTAACAATTTGTTCAACTTCAACTTTTACTTCTTCTTTTATTTTTGCAGATAGGGCTTTTCCATCAAGTAGTACCATAATTTTTTACCTTATTGTTTTTTAATTTTAGTAAAGATTTTATCAAAAAGAGTATTAATAAAATATAAATAAAACTCTTAATCAAAGATTTAGTAAAGCTTTTATATAATCCCGACTCAATTTAAAATCAAAATAAAGGATCATTATGTTAGAGGGTATCGTAAGAGATAGTATAACAAAATCAGCTGTTAAAGCTTTAAGAAAAGATGGATATTTAATTGCAAATATCTATGGTAAAGGACTAGAAAATATTTCTGCTGCATTTAAAAGAAATGAGTTTATTAAATATTTAAAAAATAAATCTACTTTAGCTTTTGATGTAAAAGTAGGGGAAAACACTTTAAAAGTTGTTGTTCAAGAGTATCAAAAATGTCCTATTACTTCAGAGTTATTACACGTTGATTTAATGGTTGCACAAAATGGAGTTAGAGCTTCTTATAAAATTCCAGTAAAAACTACAGGAATTGCAAAAGGTCTTAAAAATAAAGGTCTTTTAATACTTCATACTAGAAGAATTCCAGTTAAATGTGCAATTGAAAATTTACCAAACAATATTACATTAGATGTAACAAATTTAGATACAGGAGATAATATTTTAATTAGAGATATTACATTACCTGAAAATGTAGATTGTTATTTAGATCCTAGAGTACCAGTTGTTGGTGTTATTAAAGCTAAATAATTAGATATGTATTTAATAGTTGGTCTTGGAAATATTGGTGAAAAATATCAATTGACAAGACACAATATTGGATTTTTAGTTATCGATGAGATGACTAAAAATCTAAATACATCAAATATAAATAATCCAAATTTCCAATCAAATTTACAAAAATCAGCTTATAACCTATTTTCTAAACCAATTACATATATGAATAATTCAGGTGTTGCAG
Proteins encoded in this window:
- a CDS encoding HD domain-containing protein, yielding MINPKIIDYIFSSASIQRWNDYPRMVELVELDKQAHKFVIAYFIAKLEDGINFTHLIEAGIFEFLRRVVVTDIRPDVFRKALQKKSKEINSWVIEKLRFSLQDIDNGNFLQKFEEFLNDPSMYKKERFILKAASYLSTKWEFSIVYQTSQFLNDIEEVKKNVEAELEDYYELIGVRKIALNKKLSKIVDLSGRLRFQKRWAQTPRIPETSVLGHMLTVAIFSYFYSLKVQACDKRLQNNFFTALFHDLPEALTRDIISPVKYSVDELSNIIAEYEVEKIEDDILPNIPESMQEEFSYILGIYNGIKEEFANKVQIDGKIQEVEDISKYNLDKYEAIDGKALKQCDKLSAFVEASLSISHGIKSKELINGKKEILRGLNEILGVDFKAIAMEIDQEFGSTGQTQTTLDFD
- the rpiB gene encoding ribose 5-phosphate isomerase B — translated: MKYFIAADHAGIEVKNFIKELLTKKGHEIEDLGPFNTSRVDYPDYASKVCTKVLENNDSMGILICGSGIGMSMAANKFDGIRAALCHNEYSATMARQHNDANILCLGERVSGQGMIEAIIDSWDKAKFEGGRHTQRVDKINALSKMGSCRV
- the lepB gene encoding signal peptidase I translates to MLKKIYNWSSSWTGTIIIVLAIIFFIAQAFIIPSGSMRTTLLVGDMLFVKKFSYGVPTPTIPWVNVKVLPDFNNNSHLIEGDRPKRGDIVVFYAPQKALNDGRLPEGTHFVKRAVAVGGDTIFLKDKNLYLHPNEGNEFVKENFSNYETIEIDGKLFIVNPYEKEFQGIRRNPNIVRGFFHQELFDMQAITIPNDEFFMMGDNRDYSNDSRFWGTVPYKNIVGKPWFIYFSWDKDYKIRWDRMFKTIQTIQDETTFDMNFKEDSKGIY
- the folD gene encoding bifunctional methylenetetrahydrofolate dehydrogenase/methenyltetrahydrofolate cyclohydrolase FolD, with product MVLLDGKALSAKIKEEVKVEVEQIVKDKKITPGLAVILVGDDAASATYVASKEKACKDAGIYSVVHKMPSSITEQELLETIEMMNKNPKLDGILVQLPLPKHIDTTTVLEAINPLKDVDGFHPYNVGRMVSNLDSFLPATPFGVMRMFEENSIELSGKNIVVIGSSDIVGKPMASLLINAKATVTVCNSRTKDLKFHTLNADIVVIAVGVPYLLKADMVKDGAIVIDVGINRLDTGKLVGDADFEGLKDKCSYLTPVPGGVGPMTIAMLLKNTIKAANLREKREAK
- a CDS encoding 50S ribosomal protein L25/general stress protein Ctc; protein product: MLEGIVRDSITKSAVKALRKDGYLIANIYGKGLENISAAFKRNEFIKYLKNKSTLAFDVKVGENTLKVVVQEYQKCPITSELLHVDLMVAQNGVRASYKIPVKTTGIAKGLKNKGLLILHTRRIPVKCAIENLPNNITLDVTNLDTGDNILIRDITLPENVDCYLDPRVPVVGVIKAK